From Alteromonas sp. RKMC-009, one genomic window encodes:
- a CDS encoding carbohydrate-binding protein produces the protein MKTTNKQNKFTLTKLAQLIALSGLALNMAGCGGLDEASDADDHNGETVYDFAPPQPSTGDEQYSLLKQDRERWMNAQGEIVSLRGVNLGNWLMMEMWMLDSGENPVGEGIEDQCTFEATLDARFGQEEKARLMDVYRDNYITDRDWDIMQEAGFNLIRLPFPYQLIEDDANPMTLRDDAWQYLDYAIAEAKSRNMWVVLDLHGAAGAQGWEHHSGCAGKNEYWEGDNVEENQARTRWLWQQIATRYKDEPAVAGYGVLNEPWGTDAETLATNVTELYNAIREVDQTHVVILPGHNSGIDAYGDPEAAGMTNVAFEMHFYPGIFGWGEIGYDVHRDWLTCGQNGTTGVCEWDEKIRQLDTPFLIGEMQPWAGLGELGGPVTRATFDRYNSLSWAATAWSYKVLSTNGGQGNGTWGYVTNKGERLLAKATTWTCDDWNSTLAEACETPAKIVTPTDTDQTFYLIVKSGALGGQHDVQFDNLQLIAQSDGEDVLSNGAFDTAADWIEWSGTNTSPQDDNLSVEVGYASGDENVLRLSATEGFSNGGVYQAVELKGGESYLLSGTFADVNSADMWAEIYLLPAPPENGQDISAAAMTKIDLNNDSKEAIEAYFEEMSTIEYEINQSVYDALTASEPASIFNFPDAPQSLTLEKTEAGMSLVWMNVSDATYNVYRTTSSGSNYQLIAENLDTEMYLDDTTAEGVTYYYIVTASNGEESYPSNEVATEIFYADIPGRIEAEHFSGQSGFQVEDTQDEGGGQNLGYTDAGDTLTYNVNVTQAGEYTLTLRVASSGGSEGIAFTMNGNSVGSIAVSDTGDWQNWATISTTVTLEAGEQELQLTALGGAWNLNWMEFTAN, from the coding sequence GTGAAAACAACAAATAAACAGAATAAGTTTACGCTTACCAAACTTGCACAGCTTATTGCCTTAAGCGGACTGGCACTGAACATGGCAGGCTGTGGTGGTCTGGATGAAGCCAGCGACGCTGATGACCATAATGGTGAAACCGTTTATGACTTTGCCCCACCTCAACCGTCAACAGGTGATGAGCAGTACAGTCTGTTGAAACAAGATCGCGAACGGTGGATGAATGCACAGGGCGAAATTGTCTCTCTCCGGGGTGTTAACCTGGGCAACTGGTTAATGATGGAAATGTGGATGCTCGACAGTGGCGAGAATCCTGTGGGTGAAGGTATTGAAGATCAGTGTACATTTGAAGCTACCCTGGATGCCCGCTTCGGGCAGGAAGAAAAAGCCCGTCTTATGGATGTATACCGCGATAATTACATCACAGATCGGGACTGGGACATCATGCAGGAAGCGGGATTCAATTTAATTCGTTTACCCTTCCCCTATCAACTTATCGAAGACGACGCGAACCCTATGACACTGCGGGATGACGCCTGGCAATATCTTGATTATGCCATCGCTGAAGCAAAGTCGCGGAATATGTGGGTTGTCCTGGATTTACACGGCGCGGCAGGCGCACAGGGATGGGAGCACCACAGTGGCTGCGCCGGTAAAAATGAGTACTGGGAAGGCGACAACGTTGAGGAAAATCAGGCCCGTACCCGCTGGCTCTGGCAACAAATCGCTACCCGTTATAAAGATGAACCGGCTGTTGCGGGTTACGGCGTATTAAATGAACCATGGGGAACTGACGCAGAAACCCTGGCTACCAATGTGACAGAGCTTTACAACGCCATCCGTGAAGTCGACCAGACCCATGTTGTCATTCTACCGGGTCACAACAGCGGCATTGATGCCTATGGCGACCCGGAAGCAGCCGGAATGACGAACGTCGCTTTTGAAATGCATTTTTATCCCGGCATCTTTGGCTGGGGAGAAATTGGCTACGACGTGCACCGCGACTGGCTTACATGCGGACAAAACGGCACGACCGGCGTGTGCGAGTGGGATGAAAAAATCCGCCAGCTCGATACCCCGTTTCTGATTGGTGAAATGCAGCCCTGGGCCGGCCTTGGCGAACTGGGTGGTCCGGTAACCCGGGCCACATTCGACCGGTATAACTCTCTCAGCTGGGCGGCGACGGCCTGGTCTTACAAAGTACTCAGCACAAATGGCGGTCAGGGCAACGGTACCTGGGGCTATGTGACCAATAAAGGCGAACGCCTGCTTGCCAAAGCGACCACCTGGACGTGCGACGACTGGAATTCCACGCTGGCTGAAGCATGCGAGACACCGGCGAAAATAGTAACGCCCACAGATACCGACCAGACGTTCTATCTGATCGTTAAATCCGGAGCGCTGGGCGGGCAACATGATGTGCAGTTCGATAATCTGCAATTGATTGCTCAGTCCGATGGTGAAGATGTACTTTCAAACGGTGCCTTTGACACTGCTGCAGACTGGATAGAATGGAGCGGCACCAATACAAGCCCTCAGGATGATAACCTCAGCGTTGAAGTGGGATATGCCAGTGGTGATGAAAACGTTCTGCGCCTTTCAGCCACAGAGGGTTTCTCAAATGGCGGTGTCTACCAGGCCGTTGAATTAAAAGGTGGCGAATCGTACCTGCTAAGCGGAACCTTTGCCGATGTGAATTCTGCTGATATGTGGGCTGAGATTTACCTGTTACCCGCACCGCCTGAAAATGGCCAGGATATCAGCGCCGCCGCCATGACTAAAATCGATCTGAATAACGATTCAAAAGAAGCCATTGAAGCTTATTTTGAAGAAATGTCCACAATCGAATACGAGATTAACCAGAGCGTATACGATGCACTCACGGCCAGTGAACCGGCCAGTATTTTCAATTTTCCTGATGCCCCGCAGTCACTGACTCTGGAGAAAACGGAAGCAGGAATGAGTCTGGTCTGGATGAATGTGAGTGATGCAACTTACAACGTTTACCGCACAACCTCCTCTGGCAGCAATTATCAATTGATTGCTGAAAATTTGGATACAGAAATGTATCTGGATGACACCACCGCAGAAGGAGTGACTTACTACTACATCGTTACCGCCAGTAACGGCGAAGAAAGTTACCCGTCAAACGAAGTCGCCACTGAAATTTTCTATGCTGATATCCCCGGCCGTATTGAAGCCGAGCACTTCAGCGGACAATCAGGCTTCCAGGTTGAAGATACGCAGGATGAAGGTGGCGGCCAGAATCTGGGCTACACCGACGCCGGTGATACCCTGACTTACAATGTTAATGTGACACAGGCTGGCGAGTACACACTTACTTTGCGGGTAGCAAGTTCAGGAGGCTCTGAAGGCATTGCATTCACAATGAACGGAAACAGCGTTGGCAGCATAGCCGTTTCAGACACCGGAGACTGGCAGAACTGGGCGACTATATCGACCACCGTCACACTGGAAGCCGGTGAACAGGAACTTCAGCTTACCGCACTTGGCGGTGCCTGGAACCTGAACTGGATGGAGTTTACAGCAAACTAA
- a CDS encoding glycoside hydrolase family 30 protein, with amino-acid sequence MHRLLLFIAVAGLLVSCGNTSNHSAPQAVVSTEWHPNDKQWYSEPWPEEAVPRRLDNLPVQAVSRTDAEDLIVLDPEQQYQRILGIGASLEHSTVYAIRKNKTQAEQKALLAALIDPVNGIGLNLFRISIGTSDFSDGTYAETSPDNEKGWYSFQDTPESTFSIQRNIELGITDTLQMAIETGNETHNPVKLVASPWSPPRWMRERNDMVQGGTLKPEFYEAYAQYLREFIEAYAAEGIPIHALTLQNERQFEPPAYPGMVLSWQQEQDLLIAVYHNFHNVNQHHGDELNVKLWTLDHNFDYWQQAVTQLDDFLEKGLYHYIDGTAFHHYAGDSSAMASVHQAHPQKDVIFTEGSVWGVGDDNLNRGFQSVIRHFRHWSTAYISWVTMLPQKVDEANQGPYNKLGVVGPTMLIQEKGDSNNWYKTPEYWLTGQFSKFIRRGAVRIGSSPETINHMENVAFQNPDGSVVAIATNPNDTEQTLSFALHDKVWQIIVPANSIATVKW; translated from the coding sequence ATGCATCGATTGCTTCTCTTCATTGCCGTAGCAGGACTTTTAGTCAGCTGCGGAAATACTTCAAACCATTCAGCACCTCAGGCCGTTGTTTCCACTGAGTGGCATCCTAACGACAAGCAGTGGTACAGCGAGCCCTGGCCGGAAGAGGCGGTGCCCCGCCGTCTTGATAATTTACCGGTGCAGGCTGTAAGCCGCACGGATGCCGAAGACCTGATCGTACTGGACCCTGAACAGCAATATCAGCGCATTTTGGGCATTGGCGCATCGCTGGAGCATTCCACCGTGTATGCAATCCGCAAAAATAAGACACAGGCAGAGCAGAAGGCACTGCTTGCTGCACTCATCGACCCGGTGAATGGCATTGGTCTGAATCTCTTCAGGATCAGCATAGGGACATCAGACTTCTCAGACGGCACTTATGCTGAAACCTCACCGGACAATGAGAAAGGCTGGTACAGTTTTCAGGATACACCGGAGAGTACGTTCTCTATTCAGCGCAATATTGAGCTTGGCATTACAGACACGCTTCAGATGGCCATAGAAACCGGGAATGAAACGCATAATCCGGTGAAACTGGTGGCCAGCCCGTGGAGCCCGCCCCGCTGGATGCGGGAGCGCAATGATATGGTACAGGGCGGTACGCTGAAACCTGAGTTTTACGAAGCTTACGCACAATATCTGCGTGAGTTCATCGAAGCTTATGCGGCTGAAGGGATCCCCATTCATGCCCTGACCTTGCAGAACGAACGGCAATTTGAACCACCCGCCTATCCGGGCATGGTACTGTCCTGGCAGCAGGAACAGGACTTGTTAATTGCTGTGTATCACAACTTCCACAATGTAAATCAGCACCATGGAGATGAACTGAACGTGAAACTGTGGACGCTTGATCATAATTTTGACTACTGGCAGCAAGCGGTTACCCAGCTTGATGACTTCCTTGAAAAAGGGCTCTATCACTACATCGACGGCACGGCATTTCACCATTACGCCGGAGACTCGTCGGCCATGGCCAGTGTTCATCAGGCGCATCCGCAAAAAGATGTTATTTTCACGGAAGGCAGTGTATGGGGTGTGGGTGATGACAATCTGAACAGGGGCTTTCAGTCAGTTATCAGGCATTTCCGGCACTGGTCTACAGCGTACATTTCCTGGGTAACTATGCTGCCGCAGAAGGTGGATGAAGCTAATCAGGGTCCCTACAACAAGCTGGGGGTCGTTGGTCCCACCATGCTCATCCAGGAAAAAGGTGACAGCAATAACTGGTACAAAACGCCTGAATACTGGCTCACCGGACAGTTTTCTAAGTTCATCCGGCGGGGGGCCGTCCGCATAGGCTCATCACCGGAGACCATCAACCATATGGAAAACGTCGCGTTTCAGAATCCCGACGGCTCTGTGGTGGCCATTGCTACCAATCCCAATGACACAGAGCAAACTTTGTCCTTCGCATTACATGACAAGGTATGGCAAATCATTGTGCCGGCGAACAGCATAGCGACAGTGAAGTGGTAG
- a CDS encoding DUF6445 family protein, translated as MANHCAGEQHSDSEVVGLPVQNHRLQLNHKAKCHILKIGHEKTRVVLIDDAFSELAAVQDMAAELTYEQESATWYPGVRARCPDVLREALLQMTTGVIKQAYHLADHEKLADQGSWISIASTPAKELHPLQCVPHFDSQHKTDFAIMLYAGRRSFQGTGFYRHNPTGFENITPDRWPDFEAARTSYTPETGHRKQDYFHHSNDEYTLMGKIDYRPNRLLIYPGTLLHSGLIDAGTDLDTSPLSGRLTVNIFAGVN; from the coding sequence ATGGCAAATCATTGTGCCGGCGAACAGCATAGCGACAGTGAAGTGGTAGGTTTACCTGTGCAAAATCATCGTCTGCAGCTTAATCATAAGGCTAAATGTCATATCCTGAAAATTGGTCACGAGAAAACCCGTGTTGTGCTGATAGACGATGCTTTCTCAGAGCTTGCTGCCGTGCAGGACATGGCAGCAGAATTAACCTACGAACAGGAAAGCGCCACCTGGTATCCCGGCGTCCGGGCGCGTTGCCCTGATGTGTTGAGGGAAGCGTTACTGCAAATGACCACAGGGGTGATTAAGCAGGCATATCACCTTGCTGATCATGAAAAGCTGGCTGACCAGGGTTCCTGGATAAGCATTGCCAGCACGCCTGCTAAGGAACTGCATCCTTTGCAATGTGTGCCTCACTTCGACTCACAACATAAAACCGACTTCGCCATTATGCTGTATGCAGGCCGGCGCAGCTTTCAGGGAACAGGATTTTACCGGCATAATCCAACCGGTTTTGAAAATATTACGCCGGACAGATGGCCGGACTTTGAAGCAGCACGGACATCTTATACGCCAGAAACCGGTCACCGGAAACAGGACTATTTTCACCATTCAAACGATGAGTATACGTTGATGGGAAAAATAGACTACCGCCCGAACCGTTTACTCATTTATCCCGGTACATTGCTGCACTCAGGATTGATCGACGCCGGCACTGACCTGGACACTTCCCCGCTTTCCGGACGCTTAACCGTTAATATTTTCGCCGGAGTAAACTGA
- a CDS encoding cellulase family glycosylhydrolase gives MKITTLHESGPSLLTAAFPRKLKKFIQHATCGAVIALSSTHMAHANFVSTQGNKIVDEQGNELFLSGINLGNWLVWEGYLMMGDFNYRTHTQFFNELAGALGSSDKAAEFEYQWRLNYVDEQAIADLKGLGFNSVRVPFNYNLFWWNNQLRDNGFEYFDRLIEWCRKYDMYVLLDMHGAPGYQNPGDHADNVNSNASQPRDSVTFWDGNNVQIAATIWRHIANRYKDEPVVWGYDLINEPVPQDGREYELLPSFIAMRNAIREVDNNHIIVAEGSWWGSDLSKIDWSNGDTQARTGINYKWDDKLVYQIHHYGPVADTQGRENITNNLNIPLIIGEYGETDNGNLLAITNWAKQNLAGYFPWSFKKMSHDRTLWTIPTNNAYEQVKAYINNGGTPPVHLYDAMIAFAQNNVRNGHASHTWHQDFYDGVKPDVTTASCNSSGSGALANGTYIISNVASGRAMDVANVSVADGANIQVWDNFNAANQRWQAVEVGSNVYEFISQNSGSCLDADNGSDNVHQWSCFGSDNQRWALQPLPNGSFRVCSVAGQSALEAQGTGNGANVRTAAATGGDSQSWWFSPVQ, from the coding sequence ATGAAAATAACAACTTTACATGAATCCGGTCCGTCATTACTGACAGCGGCTTTCCCCCGCAAACTGAAGAAATTTATACAGCACGCCACCTGCGGTGCGGTTATCGCGTTGAGTAGCACGCATATGGCCCATGCGAATTTTGTCAGCACTCAGGGTAATAAAATCGTTGATGAGCAGGGTAACGAACTGTTTCTGAGTGGTATCAACCTGGGGAACTGGCTGGTTTGGGAAGGCTATCTGATGATGGGCGACTTCAATTACCGTACTCATACACAGTTTTTCAATGAACTTGCCGGCGCGCTGGGCAGTTCTGATAAAGCTGCAGAGTTTGAGTATCAATGGCGCCTGAATTACGTGGATGAACAGGCAATAGCCGATTTGAAAGGCCTGGGGTTTAATTCAGTACGGGTTCCGTTTAATTACAACCTGTTCTGGTGGAATAATCAGCTCCGTGACAATGGCTTTGAGTATTTTGACCGGTTAATTGAATGGTGCAGAAAATACGACATGTATGTGTTGCTCGACATGCACGGCGCTCCCGGCTATCAGAATCCGGGTGATCATGCTGACAATGTTAACTCCAATGCCAGTCAGCCCCGCGATTCTGTAACGTTCTGGGATGGCAATAACGTGCAGATTGCAGCCACCATCTGGCGTCATATTGCGAACAGGTATAAAGATGAACCTGTGGTGTGGGGGTATGATCTGATTAACGAGCCGGTGCCGCAGGATGGTCGGGAGTACGAACTGCTCCCTTCGTTTATCGCAATGCGAAACGCCATAAGAGAAGTGGACAACAACCATATCATTGTTGCTGAGGGCAGCTGGTGGGGGTCTGATCTGTCAAAAATTGACTGGAGTAACGGTGATACGCAGGCGCGTACCGGCATTAACTACAAATGGGACGATAAGCTGGTTTACCAGATCCACCATTACGGCCCGGTCGCTGATACACAGGGACGTGAGAACATCACAAATAATCTGAATATTCCTCTTATTATCGGAGAATACGGGGAAACAGATAACGGTAACTTGCTGGCCATCACCAACTGGGCAAAGCAAAATCTGGCGGGTTATTTCCCCTGGTCATTTAAGAAAATGTCCCACGACCGCACTTTGTGGACCATCCCCACGAACAATGCTTATGAGCAGGTGAAAGCCTACATCAACAACGGTGGCACGCCACCTGTCCATCTGTATGACGCAATGATCGCCTTTGCACAAAACAATGTGCGTAACGGGCATGCCAGTCACACGTGGCATCAGGATTTTTACGACGGAGTAAAACCTGATGTGACCACGGCAAGTTGTAACAGCAGTGGCAGCGGCGCTCTGGCAAACGGAACGTACATTATCAGCAATGTAGCCAGTGGCCGTGCCATGGATGTGGCAAATGTCTCTGTTGCAGACGGCGCTAATATTCAGGTGTGGGATAACTTCAACGCTGCGAACCAGCGTTGGCAGGCCGTAGAAGTTGGCAGTAACGTGTATGAATTTATCAGTCAGAACAGTGGTTCTTGCTTAGATGCAGATAACGGCTCGGATAACGTACATCAGTGGTCGTGTTTCGGAAGTGATAATCAGCGCTGGGCGCTGCAACCGCTACCAAACGGTTCGTTCAGGGTATGTTCTGTTGCCGGTCAGTCAGCACTGGAGGCTCAGGGAACAGGTAATGGCGCAAATGTAAGAACTGCCGCTGCAACGGGCGGAGACAGTCAGTCCTGGTGGTTCTCTCCGGTACAATAG
- a CDS encoding alkaline phosphatase PhoX translates to MSKETTGMILSEATVNRRDFVKGGSVVAASTALASLSAKAATLPFSSSYGPLSMKACKATGLELLALPDGFEYTSYGWTGQIQSDRNPTPTDHDGMAVVAAKQNIVCLVRNHELSEGEGHKCDPVGGRGIYNPAQYGGTTNLMFDVVNGKFLSSYNSLGGTIRNCAGGSTPWGSWLSCEETFQVAQGIYHGYIFEVPGFGVSDGQPIREMGRFTHEAVAVDPATSFVYMTEDTGTSAFYKFEPAGQWGDLKSGGTLYAMVLDNTPRVDLRGGLVEGSTYNVSWQEIPDPDAFSESCFSQASDAAIILRGEGCWYDDGKIYFVSTSGGAAGLGQIFCFDPRRQQLTVVFESTSTSEVDGPDNIAVSPRGSILMCEDGGSDPKRLVGLTQSGETFTFCENRMELDQGDLAVIDNIYPGVSANFTDSVGTSTDGSARRSFTSREWCGACFYGRWLFVNIQSPGVTFAITGPWENGAL, encoded by the coding sequence ATGTCTAAAGAAACAACTGGGATGATTCTGTCCGAAGCGACGGTTAACCGTCGTGATTTTGTAAAAGGCGGTTCTGTTGTTGCTGCCAGTACAGCACTGGCATCGCTTTCTGCCAAGGCTGCGACTCTGCCATTTTCTTCTTCTTACGGCCCCCTGAGCATGAAAGCCTGTAAAGCGACAGGTCTGGAGTTGCTGGCTTTACCGGACGGCTTTGAATATACCTCTTACGGCTGGACAGGTCAGATCCAGTCTGACCGTAACCCGACACCAACCGACCATGACGGTATGGCAGTGGTTGCTGCAAAGCAAAATATTGTATGTCTGGTTCGTAACCATGAGTTAAGCGAGGGCGAAGGCCATAAATGTGACCCTGTGGGCGGCCGTGGTATCTATAATCCGGCGCAATATGGCGGTACTACCAACCTGATGTTTGATGTAGTAAATGGTAAGTTCCTGTCTTCCTACAACAGCCTTGGCGGCACAATCCGTAACTGTGCTGGTGGCTCCACACCATGGGGTTCGTGGTTATCCTGTGAAGAGACCTTCCAGGTTGCTCAGGGCATTTATCACGGCTATATCTTCGAAGTTCCGGGTTTTGGTGTATCAGACGGTCAGCCAATCCGTGAGATGGGTCGCTTTACCCACGAAGCTGTGGCAGTGGACCCGGCAACAAGCTTTGTCTACATGACAGAAGACACGGGCACTTCGGCATTTTATAAATTCGAACCTGCAGGCCAGTGGGGTGATCTGAAATCAGGCGGTACGCTTTACGCAATGGTGCTGGATAACACACCACGTGTTGACCTGCGTGGCGGACTGGTTGAAGGCTCAACCTACAACGTAAGCTGGCAGGAAATCCCTGATCCGGACGCGTTCAGTGAATCCTGTTTCAGTCAGGCCAGCGACGCTGCCATCATTCTTCGCGGTGAGGGTTGCTGGTATGACGACGGTAAAATCTACTTCGTTTCTACTTCAGGTGGCGCAGCCGGTCTGGGACAAATTTTCTGTTTCGACCCCCGTCGTCAGCAACTCACGGTTGTATTTGAATCTACCAGCACGTCAGAAGTCGATGGTCCTGACAATATTGCTGTCAGTCCCCGTGGCAGCATCCTGATGTGTGAAGACGGTGGCTCTGATCCCAAGCGTCTGGTGGGCTTAACGCAAAGCGGCGAAACCTTCACGTTCTGTGAAAATCGCATGGAGCTGGATCAGGGTGATCTTGCTGTTATCGACAACATTTACCCCGGCGTTTCAGCCAACTTTACCGATAGCGTGGGCACCAGCACAGATGGTTCTGCCCGCCGCAGCTTTACCAGTCGTGAGTGGTGTGGTGCATGTTTCTATGGCCGCTGGTTATTCGTGAATATCCAGTCTCCGGGTGTCACGTTCGCGATTACCGGCCCGTGGGAAAACGGCGCACTGTAA
- the tatC gene encoding twin-arginine translocase subunit TatC: MNDEQINKSTAPLLTHLIELRTRLLYCLAFFMVMFGAGYYFSADIYHFLQQPLLQQFGEGSERRMIYTGLQEAFFTYLKLAFFTALFFSVPLILIQVWRFLAPGMYQHERKGFLPLFIMTPVLFIAGAALAFYVVMPMAWQFFMSFETAGGNEAIRVELEAKVSEYLSLVIKLILAFGLSFELPVFLLILAKTGMVTAETLRHYRRHAIVLIFLVAAFITPPDLISQIALGTPIVLLYEVSVYLVAMTERRAQAAQEAAEI, encoded by the coding sequence ATGAATGACGAACAGATCAATAAGTCCACCGCGCCTTTACTTACTCACCTCATCGAGCTTCGTACCCGACTGCTTTACTGTCTGGCGTTTTTTATGGTGATGTTCGGCGCAGGCTACTATTTCTCTGCTGACATATACCATTTCCTTCAACAGCCATTGCTTCAGCAATTCGGTGAAGGCAGTGAGCGGAGAATGATTTATACCGGCTTGCAGGAGGCATTCTTTACTTACCTGAAGCTGGCATTTTTTACTGCTCTGTTTTTCTCGGTGCCGCTAATTCTGATCCAGGTCTGGCGATTTCTTGCTCCGGGTATGTATCAGCACGAAAGAAAAGGTTTTTTGCCGCTGTTTATTATGACCCCGGTTTTGTTTATCGCCGGCGCTGCTCTTGCGTTTTACGTGGTGATGCCGATGGCATGGCAGTTTTTTATGAGTTTCGAAACCGCAGGTGGTAATGAGGCCATCAGAGTCGAACTGGAAGCAAAAGTCAGTGAATACCTGTCGCTGGTGATTAAGCTCATTCTGGCATTCGGATTGAGTTTTGAGTTACCGGTATTTCTGTTGATCCTGGCTAAAACCGGCATGGTAACGGCAGAAACCTTAAGACACTACCGGCGCCACGCTATTGTGCTGATATTCCTTGTCGCTGCTTTTATTACACCACCTGATTTAATTTCCCAGATAGCACTGGGTACGCCCATAGTGTTGCTTTATGAAGTATCTGTTTACCTTGTTGCTATGACAGAGCGGCGGGCACAGGCGGCGCAGGAAGCTGCTGAAATATAA
- a CDS encoding Sec-independent protein translocase subunit TatA/TatB — protein MLDLSWTELFFVGVLALIIIGPKDLPELFQIFGRFTAKLKRMYAGMQGSMNQLTKEVNIVNGKAQPGDESWKAFLPEDIRNLPADFTPGSMSAEQHAKRRSKIDEARKQADVARKAKEQRNE, from the coding sequence ATGCTTGATCTTAGCTGGACTGAGCTCTTTTTCGTGGGTGTGCTGGCACTTATTATCATCGGCCCCAAAGATTTACCTGAGCTGTTTCAAATTTTCGGACGCTTTACCGCAAAGCTGAAGCGCATGTATGCCGGCATGCAGGGCAGCATGAATCAGCTTACGAAAGAAGTGAATATTGTGAACGGCAAAGCGCAACCGGGTGACGAAAGCTGGAAAGCGTTTTTGCCTGAAGATATCAGAAATCTGCCGGCAGATTTTACGCCGGGCTCAATGTCTGCAGAGCAACATGCTAAGCGCCGGAGCAAAATTGACGAGGCGCGCAAACAGGCTGATGTAGCGCGTAAGGCGAAGGAGCAGCGCAATGAATGA
- the tatA gene encoding twin-arginine translocase TatA/TatE family subunit encodes MGLNMWQILLVLLIVVLLFGRGRIPALMGDIASGIRSFKQGLQEEEQKLDAAASAGQTESESTQSNRGSEQPLKAGQPHA; translated from the coding sequence ATGGGATTGAATATGTGGCAGATTTTACTGGTACTGCTAATCGTAGTACTACTGTTCGGTCGTGGCCGTATTCCTGCCTTGATGGGCGATATTGCCTCTGGTATCCGCAGTTTCAAACAGGGGTTGCAGGAGGAAGAACAAAAGCTGGATGCAGCAGCATCTGCCGGTCAGACAGAGTCAGAATCCACACAGTCCAATCGTGGATCAGAGCAACCGCTGAAGGCCGGTCAACCCCATGCTTGA
- a CDS encoding DUF2945 domain-containing protein, with protein MKHYAINTEVEWKWGNGKASGNIRKKYTGEVELTLKGSEVKRDASESDPAYLIEQDDGSEVLKSHSELSKTTD; from the coding sequence GTGAAACATTACGCGATTAACACCGAAGTGGAATGGAAGTGGGGTAACGGCAAGGCCTCAGGCAATATCCGAAAAAAATATACCGGCGAGGTTGAGTTGACCCTGAAAGGCTCAGAGGTAAAACGTGATGCATCTGAAAGTGACCCGGCTTACCTTATTGAGCAGGATGATGGCAGCGAAGTGCTTAAATCTCATAGTGAATTAAGTAAAACGACTGACTAG